The Triticum aestivum cultivar Chinese Spring chromosome 3A, IWGSC CS RefSeq v2.1, whole genome shotgun sequence genome includes a region encoding these proteins:
- the LOC123058850 gene encoding ammonium transporter 3 member 1 produces the protein MSLAADYNMSVGYAPNGIVVPPWLNKGDNAWQMIAATLVGLQSMPGLVILYGSIVKKKWAVNSAFMALYAFAAVWLCWVTWGYNMSFGHQLVPFWGKARPALGQQFLLMQAVLPESTHFFKDGSQETAWINPNYPMASMVYFQCVFAAITLILLAGSLLGRMNIRAWMIFVPLWLTFSYTIGAFSLWGGGFLFQWGVMDYSGGYVIHLSSGIAGFTAAYWVGPRSTKDRERFPPNNVLLMLTGAGILWMGWAGFNGGDPYSANVDASIAVLNTNICAATSLLVWTCLDVIFFKKPSVIGAVQGMITGLVCITPGAGLVQGWAAIVMGILSGSIPWFTMMVVHKRSRLLMHVDDTLGVFHTHAVAGFLGGATTGLFAEPTLCSLFVPVTNSRGAFYGGNGGMQFLKQVAGALFIIGWNVIVTSIICLVVRLIVPLRMPEEELAIGDDAVHGEEAYALWGDGEKYDSSKHGWYSDNETNLQARNKAPSGVTQNV, from the coding sequence ATGTCGTTGGCCGCGGACTACAACATGTCCGTTGGGTACGCGCCCAACGGCATAGTGGTGCCGCCATGGCTGAACAAGGGCGACAACGCATGGCAGATGATCGCCGCGACGCTGGTGGGCTTGCAGAGCATGCCCGGCCTGGTGATCCTCTACGGCAGCATCGTGAAGAAGAAGTGGGCCGTGAACTCGGCCTTCATGGCGCTCTACGCCTTCGCCGCCGTGTGGCTCTGCTGGGTCACCTGGGGCTACAACATGTCCTTTGGCCACCAGCTGGTCCCCTTCTGGGGCAAGGCCCGGCCGGCGCTCGGGCAGCAGTTCCTCCTCATGCAGGCCGTGCTGCCGGAGTCCACCCACTTCTTCAAGGACGGCAGCCAAGAGACGGCCTGGATCAATCCGAATTACCCCATGGCCTCCATGGTCTACTTCCAGTGCGTCTTCGCCGCCATCACGCTCATCCTCCTCGCCGGCTCGCTGCTGGGCCGCATGAACATCAGGGCCTGGATGATCTTCGTCCCGCTCTGGCTCACCTTCTCCTACACCATCGGCGCCTTCTCGCTCTGGGGCGGAGGCTTCCTCTTCCAGTGGGGCGTCATGGACTACTCCGGCGGCTACGTCATCCACCTCTCCTCCGGGATCGCCGGGTTCACCGCCGCGTACTGGGTCGGGCCCAGGTCCACCAAAGACAGGGAGAGGTTCCCGCCCAATAACGTCCTCCTCATGCTCACTGGCGCCGGCATACTCTGGATGGGGTGGGCCGGGTTCAACGGCGGTGACCCTTACTCCGCCAACGTCGACGCTTCCATCGCCGTCCTCAACACCAACATCTGCGCAGCGACCAGCCTCCTCGTCTGGACCTGCCTCGACGTCATCTTCTTCAAGAAGCCCTCCGTCATCGGCGCAGTCCAGGGCATGATCACTGGCCTCGTCTGCATCACTCCCGGCGCGGGTCTGGTCCAGGGGTGGGCGGCGATCGTGATGGGCATCCTGTCCGGCAGCATCCCGTGGTTCACCATGATGGTCGTGCACAAGCGCTCCAGGCTGCTGATGCACGTGGACGACACGCTGGGCGTGTTCCACACCCACGCCGTGGCGGGGTTCCTCGGCGGCGCGACCACGGGGCTCTTCGCGGAGCCGACGCTGTGCAGCTTGTTCGTGCCGGTGACCAACTCCCGCGGCGCcttctacggcggcaacggcggcatgCAGTTCCTGAAGCAGGTGGCGGGCGCGCTCTTCATTATCGGCTGGAACGTGATTGTCACCAGCATCATCTGCCTGGTCGTCCGCCTCATCGTGCCGCTGCGGATGccggaggaggagctcgccatcgggGACGACGCGGTGCACGGCGAGGAGGCCTACGCGCTGTGGGGCGACGGCGAGAAGTACGACTCCTCCAAGCACGGGTGGTACTCCGACAACGAGACCAACCTGCAGGCGCGCAACAAGGCGCCCAGCGGCGTCACGCAGAACGTCTAA